One Castanea sativa cultivar Marrone di Chiusa Pesio chromosome 4, ASM4071231v1 DNA window includes the following coding sequences:
- the LOC142630349 gene encoding uncharacterized protein LOC142630349 isoform X4 → MVANLSSTSCPEPGPAGHSSFVSAGTFSSLELHEKHAPSSANMELMLANLSSISCYEPLPIDHTSFVSVGASLSLESQEKLAPFSANSELMLANHGSTSCPWPLATGHTSFVLEHAPSSANSELMLANHSSTLCPEPLPTGHSSFVSEGTSLSLEIQEKHAHSSAIMELMPVNLSPTMYQNRHPPSLFDEVWRLENIGKDGALHKRLSCESINTVKDFLTLLFLDPARLQNILGTGMSAKMWEVTVEHAQTCVLEKRMFLYSPPSSQQKYGVVFNVVGQVMGLLLECQYVPIDKLSETEKADAHNLVISAFKNWEEVVSFDDEASLVGSSSLLTNVYTASLPRTDSSNVSKFLASHKIGGGLDDYCLHSIDSKGLRYEPALNFQESLNHSFDDDHLNSFETDLPTQNVNLKSQSDLQGIVDKFIAARAAIGRARERWAKLFSTLIWFSIRVALRKQVLSTDKPAKTWEVTVERAQTCVLEKRMLLYSPPNSPDIMSSIYSVGGSSGLDDYYLPNMDTMGLKYERASSFLESMKNSFNDNDLNVFYTDLLTQDVNSESQLDF, encoded by the exons ATGGTTGCAAATCTTAGTTCAACTTCATGTCCTGAGCCAGGTCCAGCTGGTCATTCTTCATTTGTTTCAGCAGGGACTTTTTCAAGCTTGGAACTTCACGAG AAACATGCACCCTCTAGTGCCAACATGGAACTCATGCTTGCAAATCTTAGTTCAATTTCTTGTTATGAGCCACTTCCAATTGATCATACTTCATTTGTTTCAGTGGGGGCTTCTTTAAGCTTGGAATCTCAAGAG AAACTTGCTCCCTTTAGTGCCAACTCAGAACTCATGCTTGCAAATCATGGCTCAACTTCTTGTCCTTGGCCACTTGCAACTGGTCATACTTCATTTGTTTTG GAACATGCTCCCTCTAGTGCCAATTCAGAACTCATGCTTGCAAATCATAGTTCAACTTTATGTCCTGAGCCACTCCCGACTGGTCATTCTTCATTTGTTTCGGAGGGGACTTCTTTAAGCTTGGAAATTCAAGAG AAACATGCTCACTCCAGTGCCATCATGGAACTCATGCCTGTAAATCTTAGTCCAACTA TGTACCAGAATCGTCACCCTCCTTCTTTGTTCGATGAAGTATGGAGACTAGAAAATATTGGCAAAGATGGAGCTTTACATAAGCGTTTGAGTTGTGAAAGCATCAATACTGTGAAGGATTTTTTGACCCTACTCTTCTTAGACCCTGCAAGGCTTCAAAAT ATACTTGGCACAGGTATGTCAGCTAAGATGTGGGAAGTCACTGTGGAGCATGCTCAGACATGTGTACTTGAGAAGAGGATGTTCTTGTACAGCCCTCCAAGTTCTCAACAAAAATATGGTGTGGTCTTTAATGTCGTGGGACAAGTGATGGGACTACTTTTGGAATGCCAGTATGTTCCAATTGATAAGCTGTCTGAAACTGAGAAG GCTGATGCCCACAACTTGGTTATTTCTGCATTCAAAAACTGGGAGGAAGttgtttcttttgatgatgaagcCTCTCTTGTGGGCAGCTCTTCACTGTTAACCAATGTTTACACTGCAAGCTTGCCCAGGACAGATAGTTCTAACGTGAGCAAGTTTTTGGCTTCTCACAAGATTGGTGGGGGTTTGGACGATTATTGCTTGCACAGTATTGACAGTAAGGGTCTCAGATATGAACCGGCTTTGAATTTCCAAGAGTCATTGAACCATTCTTTCGATGACGATCATCTGAACTCTTTTGAAACTGATCTTCCAACTCAGAATGTCAATTTAAAATCGCAATCAGATCTTCAGGGTATTGTTGACAAGTTCATTGCAGCACGTGCTGCCATTGGGAGAGCTCGGGAGAGATGGGCTAAGCTATTCAGCACGTTGATATGGTTTTCAATACGTGTGGCGTTAAGAAAACAG GTACTTAGCACAGATAAGCCCGCTAAGACGTGGGAAGTCACTGTGGAGCGTGCTCAGACATGTGTACTTGAGAAGAGGATGCTCTTGTACAGCCCTCCAAATTCTCCAGATATCATGTCATCCATTTACTCTGTTGGGGGCAGTAGTGGTTTGGATGATTATTACTTGCCCAATATGGACACTATGGGTCTCAAATATGAACGGGCTTCGAGTTTCCTAGAGTCCatgaaaaattctttcaatGACAACGATCTGAACGTTTTTTATACTGATCTTCTAACTCAGGATGTCAATTCAGAATCGCAATTAGATTTTTAG
- the LOC142630349 gene encoding uncharacterized protein LOC142630349 isoform X5 — MELMLTNHRVDNEHSPEITQNSFVFPWASLSFEPQQKHAPSSANTELMVANLSSTSCPEPGPAGHSSFVSAGTFSSLELHEKHAPSSANMELMLANLSSISCYEPLPIDHTSFVSVGASLSLESQEKLAPFSANSELMLANHGSTSCPWPLATGHTSFVLEHAPSSANSELMLANHSSTLCPEPLPTGHSSFVSEGTSLSLEIQEKHAHSSAIMELMPVNLSPTMYQNRHPPSLFDEVWRLENIGKDGALHKRLSCESINTVKDFLTLLFLDPARLQNILGTGMSAKMWEVTVEHAQTCVLEKRMFLYSPPSSQQKYGVVFNVVGQVMGLLLECQYVPIDKLSETEKADAHNLVISAFKNWEEVVSFDDEASLVGSSSLLTNVYTASLPRTDSSNVSKFLASHKIGGGLDDYCLHSIDSKGLRYEPALNFQESLNHSFDDDHLNSFETDLPTQNVNLKSQSDLQGIVDKFIAARAAIGRARERWAKLFSTLIWFSIRVALRKQVLSTDKPAKTWEVTVERAQTCVLEKRMLLYSPPNSPDIMSSIYSVGGSSGLDDYYLPNMDTMGLKYERASSFLESMKNSFNDNDLNVFYTDLLTQDVNSESQLDF; from the exons ATGGAACTCATGCTTACAAATCATAGGGT GGACAATGAACACTCTCCTGAAATTACTCAGAATTCATTTGTTTTTCCGTGGGCTTCTTTAAGCTTTGAACCTCAACAG AAACATGCTCCCTCTAGTGCCAACACGGAACTCATGGTTGCAAATCTTAGTTCAACTTCATGTCCTGAGCCAGGTCCAGCTGGTCATTCTTCATTTGTTTCAGCAGGGACTTTTTCAAGCTTGGAACTTCACGAG AAACATGCACCCTCTAGTGCCAACATGGAACTCATGCTTGCAAATCTTAGTTCAATTTCTTGTTATGAGCCACTTCCAATTGATCATACTTCATTTGTTTCAGTGGGGGCTTCTTTAAGCTTGGAATCTCAAGAG AAACTTGCTCCCTTTAGTGCCAACTCAGAACTCATGCTTGCAAATCATGGCTCAACTTCTTGTCCTTGGCCACTTGCAACTGGTCATACTTCATTTGTTTTG GAACATGCTCCCTCTAGTGCCAATTCAGAACTCATGCTTGCAAATCATAGTTCAACTTTATGTCCTGAGCCACTCCCGACTGGTCATTCTTCATTTGTTTCGGAGGGGACTTCTTTAAGCTTGGAAATTCAAGAG AAACATGCTCACTCCAGTGCCATCATGGAACTCATGCCTGTAAATCTTAGTCCAACTA TGTACCAGAATCGTCACCCTCCTTCTTTGTTCGATGAAGTATGGAGACTAGAAAATATTGGCAAAGATGGAGCTTTACATAAGCGTTTGAGTTGTGAAAGCATCAATACTGTGAAGGATTTTTTGACCCTACTCTTCTTAGACCCTGCAAGGCTTCAAAAT ATACTTGGCACAGGTATGTCAGCTAAGATGTGGGAAGTCACTGTGGAGCATGCTCAGACATGTGTACTTGAGAAGAGGATGTTCTTGTACAGCCCTCCAAGTTCTCAACAAAAATATGGTGTGGTCTTTAATGTCGTGGGACAAGTGATGGGACTACTTTTGGAATGCCAGTATGTTCCAATTGATAAGCTGTCTGAAACTGAGAAG GCTGATGCCCACAACTTGGTTATTTCTGCATTCAAAAACTGGGAGGAAGttgtttcttttgatgatgaagcCTCTCTTGTGGGCAGCTCTTCACTGTTAACCAATGTTTACACTGCAAGCTTGCCCAGGACAGATAGTTCTAACGTGAGCAAGTTTTTGGCTTCTCACAAGATTGGTGGGGGTTTGGACGATTATTGCTTGCACAGTATTGACAGTAAGGGTCTCAGATATGAACCGGCTTTGAATTTCCAAGAGTCATTGAACCATTCTTTCGATGACGATCATCTGAACTCTTTTGAAACTGATCTTCCAACTCAGAATGTCAATTTAAAATCGCAATCAGATCTTCAGGGTATTGTTGACAAGTTCATTGCAGCACGTGCTGCCATTGGGAGAGCTCGGGAGAGATGGGCTAAGCTATTCAGCACGTTGATATGGTTTTCAATACGTGTGGCGTTAAGAAAACAG GTACTTAGCACAGATAAGCCCGCTAAGACGTGGGAAGTCACTGTGGAGCGTGCTCAGACATGTGTACTTGAGAAGAGGATGCTCTTGTACAGCCCTCCAAATTCTCCAGATATCATGTCATCCATTTACTCTGTTGGGGGCAGTAGTGGTTTGGATGATTATTACTTGCCCAATATGGACACTATGGGTCTCAAATATGAACGGGCTTCGAGTTTCCTAGAGTCCatgaaaaattctttcaatGACAACGATCTGAACGTTTTTTATACTGATCTTCTAACTCAGGATGTCAATTCAGAATCGCAATTAGATTTTTAG
- the LOC142630349 gene encoding uncharacterized protein LOC142630349 isoform X3 produces MNNERSPELTHTSFVSAGASLILETQEKHAPSSANMELMLTNHRVDNEHSPEITQNSFVFPWASLSFEPQQKHAPSSANTELMVANLSSTSCPEPGPAGHSSFVSAGTFSSLELHEKHAPSSANMELMLANLSSISCYEPLPIDHTSFVSVGASLSLESQEKLAPFSANSELMLANHGSTSCPWPLATGHTSFVLEHAPSSANSELMLANHSSTLCPEPLPTGHSSFVSEGTSLSLEIQEKHAHSSAIMELMPVNLSPTMYQNRHPPSLFDEVWRLENIGKDGALHKRLSCESINTVKDFLTLLFLDPARLQNILGTGMSAKMWEVTVEHAQTCVLEKRMFLYSPPSSQQKYGVVFNVVGQVMGLLLECQYVPIDKLSETEKADAHNLVISAFKNWEEVVSFDDEASLVGSSSLLTNVYTASLPRTDSSNVSKFLASHKIGGGLDDYCLHSIDSKGLRYEPALNFQESLNHSFDDDHLNSFETDLPTQNVNLKSQSDLQGIVDKFIAARAAIGRARERWAKLFSTLIWFSIRVALRKQVLSTDKPAKTWEVTVERAQTCVLEKRMLLYSPPNSPDIMSSIYSVGGSSGLDDYYLPNMDTMGLKYERASSFLESMKNSFNDNDLNVFYTDLLTQDVNSESQLDF; encoded by the exons AG AAACATGCTCCCTCTAGTGCCAACATGGAACTCATGCTTACAAATCATAGGGT GGACAATGAACACTCTCCTGAAATTACTCAGAATTCATTTGTTTTTCCGTGGGCTTCTTTAAGCTTTGAACCTCAACAG AAACATGCTCCCTCTAGTGCCAACACGGAACTCATGGTTGCAAATCTTAGTTCAACTTCATGTCCTGAGCCAGGTCCAGCTGGTCATTCTTCATTTGTTTCAGCAGGGACTTTTTCAAGCTTGGAACTTCACGAG AAACATGCACCCTCTAGTGCCAACATGGAACTCATGCTTGCAAATCTTAGTTCAATTTCTTGTTATGAGCCACTTCCAATTGATCATACTTCATTTGTTTCAGTGGGGGCTTCTTTAAGCTTGGAATCTCAAGAG AAACTTGCTCCCTTTAGTGCCAACTCAGAACTCATGCTTGCAAATCATGGCTCAACTTCTTGTCCTTGGCCACTTGCAACTGGTCATACTTCATTTGTTTTG GAACATGCTCCCTCTAGTGCCAATTCAGAACTCATGCTTGCAAATCATAGTTCAACTTTATGTCCTGAGCCACTCCCGACTGGTCATTCTTCATTTGTTTCGGAGGGGACTTCTTTAAGCTTGGAAATTCAAGAG AAACATGCTCACTCCAGTGCCATCATGGAACTCATGCCTGTAAATCTTAGTCCAACTA TGTACCAGAATCGTCACCCTCCTTCTTTGTTCGATGAAGTATGGAGACTAGAAAATATTGGCAAAGATGGAGCTTTACATAAGCGTTTGAGTTGTGAAAGCATCAATACTGTGAAGGATTTTTTGACCCTACTCTTCTTAGACCCTGCAAGGCTTCAAAAT ATACTTGGCACAGGTATGTCAGCTAAGATGTGGGAAGTCACTGTGGAGCATGCTCAGACATGTGTACTTGAGAAGAGGATGTTCTTGTACAGCCCTCCAAGTTCTCAACAAAAATATGGTGTGGTCTTTAATGTCGTGGGACAAGTGATGGGACTACTTTTGGAATGCCAGTATGTTCCAATTGATAAGCTGTCTGAAACTGAGAAG GCTGATGCCCACAACTTGGTTATTTCTGCATTCAAAAACTGGGAGGAAGttgtttcttttgatgatgaagcCTCTCTTGTGGGCAGCTCTTCACTGTTAACCAATGTTTACACTGCAAGCTTGCCCAGGACAGATAGTTCTAACGTGAGCAAGTTTTTGGCTTCTCACAAGATTGGTGGGGGTTTGGACGATTATTGCTTGCACAGTATTGACAGTAAGGGTCTCAGATATGAACCGGCTTTGAATTTCCAAGAGTCATTGAACCATTCTTTCGATGACGATCATCTGAACTCTTTTGAAACTGATCTTCCAACTCAGAATGTCAATTTAAAATCGCAATCAGATCTTCAGGGTATTGTTGACAAGTTCATTGCAGCACGTGCTGCCATTGGGAGAGCTCGGGAGAGATGGGCTAAGCTATTCAGCACGTTGATATGGTTTTCAATACGTGTGGCGTTAAGAAAACAG GTACTTAGCACAGATAAGCCCGCTAAGACGTGGGAAGTCACTGTGGAGCGTGCTCAGACATGTGTACTTGAGAAGAGGATGCTCTTGTACAGCCCTCCAAATTCTCCAGATATCATGTCATCCATTTACTCTGTTGGGGGCAGTAGTGGTTTGGATGATTATTACTTGCCCAATATGGACACTATGGGTCTCAAATATGAACGGGCTTCGAGTTTCCTAGAGTCCatgaaaaattctttcaatGACAACGATCTGAACGTTTTTTATACTGATCTTCTAACTCAGGATGTCAATTCAGAATCGCAATTAGATTTTTAG